The Patescibacteria group bacterium sequence GCATTTTCATCCATGACAATTCTATCTCCTGCAAGTGCAATTAATGTTCCTCCTGACATAGCATAATGAGGAATGAAAACTGTTACAGGAGCTTTGTGTCTGACTAAAGCTCGCGCAATTTGTTCTGCTGCCAATACCAAACCTCCCGGTGTATGAATTATAAAATCAATGGGTACATTTTTGGGTGTAAGACGTATTGCTCGTAATACACTTTCAGAATCTTCAATATCAATGAAACGAGAGAAAGGGATTCCTAAGAAAGAAAATATTTCTTGTCTGTGAATTAAAGCAATGACTCTGCTTTTTCTTTTTCTTTGCAGAGTATCAATTATTTTGTCTCTTCGCGCCTCAAGCCATTTGCGCTGAAGAATCGGACTAAGAGTTGCAAAAATAAATAACAACCACAAAATATCAAATACTGTAATTTGCATAATATGATTATATACCTATTGGTGATGAACATCAAAAATTATATTATTTATTTTTCTTCTGTATCTGTTGCCAAAGCCAGATACCCAACAGTATTGCATCTATTAAAATAACTATCCAGAAAAGTGATACGAATATTCCAAATCCTCCCCAGTTCATCATACCACCATTCCAATATCCCATCATTTAAGATTCACCTCCCTTCTTAATTTTTTCTTGCTCAATTTGCTCTGCAATTTTTTTGCTTTTCAAAAAAACTGTGTTAAGAGGTATATTGAGTTCAGTAGCAAATTGTCCAAGCACCATTTTTTGTAAATGGGTTGGTAAGTGAGATTTCATTTTCTGAAATATTTCTCTATGCCCTCCCAAGATAATAAAATGTATATTTTTGTCTTTTACAAAATCATCGATTACTTCAGCAATAAATTGAAGATGGCGATGAAGATGATCCTCGATATGACGAAAAATTTTATCACTTCTTCCATAGTAGTGTTCTTCATTTGCTCTTACTTTTTGCGGAACATTTCCATTAAATACGTCTTTATGTTCTTCTATCTCTCCCAAATGAACAGTAAAAATCCGTGCTTTTTTATGATCAACAAGGAGCACTAGATATTTTGTATATGTATCTAAAGCTTCGAGTATTGGTTTAAGATATGGAGCGTGTAAGATAACGCAAAGTGGCGGAAGATAAAACTCAAAATCAAGTACTTCGAATAACTTTTCTCCGGCTGAGAAAAAAACAATGCTTCTTTTGCCTCGACTGTCATATTGTTCTTTAAGAAAACTTATGATGCGATCAATATCTTTTTTAAATGCTTTTTGTTCATCTTTGGTAAGAGACTGGTGGATAAGAGAATGGAATTGGGAAACAACAACATTTGTATGAAATGTTTTCTTCTCAGCAGTGCCTAAATAAACTGAAAGAACTGGATAGGGTAAATTCATCAGTTTTTGTAATTGTTTAATTTTTACAGTTATGTTTGTCTTAGTCATATGACTCCATTCACGCTTTTTAGTTTTCTTGTCTCTATAATGGGAGTTATTTGTACAGACTTAAGTTTATGAAGATAAATTCTTCCATTTCTTTTTACTCCTGAGATAAGTTTTTGATCCCAAATATTCTTACCTAGTGGTACAACAATTCTTCCTCCTTCCTTAAGTTGTTGAATCCAGGTTTGTGGAATATGGGGAACAGCCGCATCTACAACAATCGCATCAAAGGGTGCGAACTGCGTAAGTCCGTCAAGACCATTACCAGTAATTACATGCACATTTGTATAGCCTAATTTAGTTAGAGTATTTGTTGCCTTTTTAGCAAGTGCTGGGAGAATCTCTATTGTATAAACTTCCTTGGCAAGATGTGATAAAACAGCGCTCATGTATCCTGTTCCTGTTCCTATATCTAATACTTTTTCTGTTCCTTTTAGTTTTAGCGCTTGCACCATCAAACCGATAAGAGAGGGCTGGCTTATTACTTGACCAGCGCGTGTGGGTAGAGTGATATCCAGATACGCTTCATCTTTATATTTTGACGGTACGAAAAGATGTCGTGGTACAGTCTCCAGAGCATGCAAAACTCTCTTATCCACTACACCTAAAGGTTTTATATACTCTTCAACTAAAATTTTTCGCAACTGTTCATCAAGTTTAGGTCGCTTTCTAATAGTCTTTTTTTTTGCTGATTCTTCAATCTTTCCCCATTTTTGAGGAGTAGTAAAGTAATCAGGATGAGTGCGTATTGATGCGTGAGAATAGTATTCACTATCACTTTTGAGATGTTTGCCTCTATATTCTTCTAATTTTTTATCTATTCGATCAAAAACTTCTTCAATGAGAGCTTCAGGAGATTCCCATCCTTCACATCTAGCATATAGTGGTTTGTAAGGCAATCCCAGTAGGATATCACTATCATAAAATCCATTTCTTCTATGCATATTAATATTAAATCGTAGCAAAACAGGATCTGTATTAGTAAAAGGAATGCGTTTTGCGATTTGTTTGACTCTTCTCTCGATAAGATGAAGCCATTTATCCGAGAGAGAACAATTTTTAGCAGTAATTGTGTAAATCATAGATGACAAAAACAAAATACTTCAACTGAGATTTTCTTGCAAGGATGATAATCACTAAATTTTTGTGATAATAGTTACAAATTTGAGCATTTGGACAGGAATAAATGTTAAAATACATCTATGTCTTTTTCTTCTTCAACTTCTCTTAAAGTAGAGAGTTTTTTCACACAGTATAAATTTATAAGATATAAAAAAGATGAGATCCTTTTTCGCGCAGAAGATACACCACCGGGAGTTTATTATTTAAAAAGTGGTTTTGTCAAGCAGTATATTGTTTCTAAAGAAGGTAGCGAGTTAATACTTCACATATATGGTCCAGGATCTTTTTTTCCAATGATGTGGGTAATTGGAGAGGTACCCAATGAATATTTCTATACTGCAATGACAGCTTGCACAACATTTCGAGCGCCAACGGATAAAACAAGACAATTTTTGGTGGAGAATCCTGATGTGGTTTTTGATTTGACAAAAAGATTGTATTTGGGAGTTGATGGATTGCTAAAGCGAATCGAAGATCTCTCTCTTGGAACTGCTTATACACAAGTAATCTCTGTACTGCTTTACCTGGCGCAACATTTTGGTAAGAGATGGGGGAAGAGCATAGTGATACCTTATAAATTCACCCATCAGGATATTTCAGCAATTATGGGAACTGTTCGTGAGACAGCTACCAGAGAATTAGATAAATTGGTGAGAGAAAAACTTATTCTTTACGAAAAACATTCTATCATTATTCCAGACATAGAGAGACTTCGAAAAAAGCACACCTTTAGAAGATAATTCTACTATTCTGTGATATCTGTTACATTTTTTCTGTGATAAATATCATTGTAATCTGTTCCTTTTTCCTTTTATAGTGGTTTCGTGGTAGAAGAAAGGAGGTGAGAGGTATGGCAGATAGTTTATTACCACGAAGGCTATGGAGTCTTCCAACAATTACTTTTCCCTCACTTCTTGAAGATGTGTTTGAAGAGGTAGAAGAGTTGGTTCCGGCAACCATCTGGCCTTCGACTACTTATCTACAAGGGTTAAGTATATCAGAAGATGATAAAAATGTATATGTAGAAGCAGCAGTTCCAGGTGTTGATCCCAAAGAAATTGAAGTAACATATGAAAATGGTGTCTTGACCATCCGTGGTGAAAAAAAGGAAGAAGAAAAAGGAAAGACATTTAGAAGAAGAGCAACAAGATCTTTCTTCTATCGGATATCACCTGGAGACGTTGATCCTAATAAAGAGCCAGAGGCAGTATGCAAAAACGGTGTAATGACTGTTACTTTTGCCAAAGTGCCAGAGGCCAAACCCAAAAAAATTGCAGTCAAAACTGCATAACTGAATACATGCTGGCAGACAGAATATGTTTGCAATGCAATCGAGGCAGTCTGCCAGCATGAAGAATTTATCTATAGCGATGTATTGTGTTAATAAAAGTATATGGAAAAGATATATATTCATACAACAAAAAATAAAGAAGTTGTTGATGTTACGGATCATATTAATAAAATACTTGCTGGGAAAAAGAGAGAGGGCATCTGCCATTTATTTCTCCCACATTCAACTGCGGGATTAACAACAGCAATCGATAATAATAACTATGAACTTGATCTTATAGATGCTTTTAATATAGCACTTCCGCATTTTAAAGAATTTGGACAAAGATATACACAGAGTCATATTTACAACCGTCTTCCTGATCATATAATCTCATCATTTCTAGGTACATCGTTATCAGTTCCAGTAATTGGTAAGAAAAGTGCATTGAGTGAATTTCAGTGTTGTACTTGTTGAGTTGAATGGACCGCGTAAGCGTATGTTATGGATAGAATATGAGTAAGGAGAAAATATGTATTTCAAGAATCGCCAAGAAGCAGGAAAACTGCTGGCACAAAAGTTAAAAAAATATAAAGGAAAAAATGTCGTTGTTTATGCTCTTCCCCGAGGAGGAGTCGTAACGGCTGTGGAGATAGCAAAGTACCTTAATGCTCCACTAGATCTTATTATCACTAGGAAAATTGGACACCCCTACAATCCGGAGTATGCGATTGCTGCAGTAGCTGAAAATGGCGACCTCATCGGTTCAGAAAGAGAGCTTGAGTTGGTTGATAAAGAATGGCTGAGAAAAGAGATTGAGCATCAAAGATTGGAAGTAAAACGCAGGAGAGAAAAATATCTTGCAGGAAGAGAAGAGATAACTGCTGAGGGCAAAACTGCAATTCTTGTTGATGATGGAGTTGCAACAGGACTTACCCTGCGTGCAGGTATTAGGGAGCTTTTACAGCGACATCCACAAAAAATTGTTGTTGCTGTTCCTGTTATTCCTATTTCTACAGCAGAGATCATTAAAAAAGAAGCAGAAGAGCTAGTAGCTCTTACTATTCCATCAGATAATGAGTTCTTAGGTTCAGTCGGAGCATACTATGAGGACTTCTCACCAGTAGAAGATGAAGAGGTGATAAAAATACTCAAAGCATATGATAGACAAAGAAAGGAAAAAGCAAAACAGATTTCATCGCCAATAGTAGCTGAGCAGATTGATCCGATACTTTTTTCTTTTTCTACTCATAAATATATGGTTGAAAAATTAAAGGAAATACCTAATCTTAGTATTGGGAAATTTGATCTAGAACGTTTTCCCAATAGAGAACTACATCTTATACTACATACTCATGTGGCAGAGAGAGAGTGTATAGTTCTTGGATCTATTGCACCAGCCGAGGAGAATCTTGTTTCTTTTCTTCTTTTATGTCATACACTAAAAAAAGAAGATGCTCATAATATAACTGCAGTGCTTCCTTATCTTGCTTACTCACGTCAAGATAAGAAAGAATACCAACGAAGCTATGCTACAGCATTGATAGGTGACTTGCTTAAGGCTTCAGGAGTAGATCAAGTTATTACTGTTGATGTTCATAGTTTGCATATAAAACAACTTTATCCAATTCCTCTGATCTCACTCTCACCAGCCAAAATTTTGGCAGAAGAAGTGCGAAAACTGAACATCAAAGATATAACAATTGTTGCTCCCGATGAAGGTGCAATCAAGCGTGCAGAGGCAGTCAGGAGAGAGGCAGGGATTAAAAATGAACTTGCATATGTAATCAAAAAACGAACGGCAAATGGTCTAAAGCTGTTAGAACTTCATGGAAAACTCAGTAAGACTGTGGCCATCGTTGATGATATTTTGGATACTGGGAAAACTCTTCTTGCCTGCTGTAAAAAACTCCAAGAAAAAGGAGTACAAAACATTTATATTATGGTAACTCATGGCCTTTTTAGTGGAAAAGAATGGGAAGAACTCTGGAATTATGGAGTAAAACGAATTTATTGTACAGATACACTTCCATTGCCACGACAGGTATCTTCAAAAAATATTACTGTTCTCTCGATTATCCCCCTTCTCGTTGAAGAATTAAAAGAGGAATATGCAGGAGTATTTACTATTGAAAAAAAAGATAGATATAGTTTTTTTGATTATGACGAACCATGAATGAAATAAAAAAATTAATACAACTACCAGTCAACAATGAAACACTTGAAGGTATGCTAGTAATTCCGTCTCAGGCTAAAGGCATGGTGCTCTTTGCACATGGAAGCGGAAGCAGTAGATTATCACCACGTAATAATTTTGTTGCAGCAGTTTTACAGAGAGCAGGCATAGGAACATTATTAATAGATTTACTCACAGAAGATGAAGACAAGGTTTATGAAACTCGCTTTGATATCGATCTTTTAACCAGGAGGCTGATTGATATTATTAATTGGCTTCAAAAACAACCAGAAACAAAAGACTTAACCATAGGTATCTTTGGTGCAAGTACAGGTGCTGCAGCTGCTCTTATGGCTGCC is a genomic window containing:
- a CDS encoding heat-shock protein Hsp20, translated to MADSLLPRRLWSLPTITFPSLLEDVFEEVEELVPATIWPSTTYLQGLSISEDDKNVYVEAAVPGVDPKEIEVTYENGVLTIRGEKKEEEKGKTFRRRATRSFFYRISPGDVDPNKEPEAVCKNGVMTVTFAKVPEAKPKKIAVKTA
- a CDS encoding DeoR family transcriptional regulator gives rise to the protein MNEIKKLIQLPVNNETLEGMLVIPSQAKGMVLFAHGSGSSRLSPRNNFVAAVLQRAGIGTLLIDLLTEDEDKVYETRFDIDLLTRRLIDIINWLQKQPETKDLTIGIFGASTGAAAALMAAAHLKNNIRALVSRGGRPDLAMEVLEKVVSPTLLIVGGNDYGVIELNERAYKRLQCEKKLEIIPGATHLFEEKGALEKVAKLAAKWFGRYL